The following coding sequences lie in one Streptococcus suis genomic window:
- a CDS encoding bifunctional methylenetetrahydrofolate dehydrogenase/methenyltetrahydrofolate cyclohydrolase (catalyzes the formation of 5,10-methenyltetrahydrofolate from 5,10-methylenetetrahydrofolate and subsequent formation of 10-formyltetrahydrofolate from 5,10-methenyltetrahydrofolate), with amino-acid sequence MTVIDGKALGVKLQAALAEKTARLKEEKGLVPGLVVILVGENPASQVYVRNKERSALAAGFKSEVVRVPDTISESDLLDLIERYNQDDEWHGILVQLPLPAHISEEKVLLAIDPDKDVDGFHPTNMGKFWSGHPVMIPSTPAGIMEMFKEYQIELEGKSALVIGRSNIVGKPMAQLLLDANATVTIAHSRTKNLPELARQADILVVAIGRGHFVTKEFVKPGAVVIDVGMNRDENGKLIGDVKYDEVSEVASHITPVPGGVGPMTITMLMEQTYEACVRSAK; translated from the coding sequence ATGACAGTCATTGATGGGAAAGCACTAGGTGTAAAATTGCAGGCTGCCTTGGCGGAGAAAACTGCTCGATTAAAAGAAGAAAAGGGGTTGGTACCAGGTCTTGTAGTTATTTTAGTTGGCGAAAATCCTGCTAGTCAGGTTTATGTACGGAATAAGGAGCGGTCAGCTCTGGCTGCTGGATTCAAGAGTGAGGTTGTTCGCGTTCCAGATACGATTTCTGAGTCAGACTTGTTGGATTTGATTGAGCGCTATAATCAGGATGATGAATGGCATGGTATTTTGGTGCAATTGCCCTTACCAGCCCACATCAGCGAGGAGAAGGTCTTGTTGGCCATTGACCCAGATAAGGATGTGGATGGTTTTCATCCGACTAACATGGGGAAATTTTGGTCAGGTCATCCTGTTATGATTCCATCTACCCCAGCAGGAATTATGGAAATGTTCAAGGAATATCAGATTGAGCTGGAAGGGAAGTCAGCTTTAGTTATTGGTCGTTCTAATATTGTTGGTAAACCGATGGCACAGCTGCTGTTGGATGCCAATGCTACTGTAACGATTGCGCATTCTCGTACCAAAAACTTGCCAGAGCTTGCTCGTCAGGCCGATATTCTTGTTGTTGCCATTGGTCGTGGTCATTTTGTGACCAAGGAATTTGTTAAGCCAGGTGCCGTGGTGATTGATGTTGGTATGAATCGTGATGAAAATGGCAAGCTAATCGGTGATGTCAAATACGATGAGGTATCAGAAGTTGCTAGTCATATTACCCCTGTTCCAGGTGGAGTTGGTCCGATGACCATTACCATGCTCATGGAGCAGACTTACGAGGCTTGTGTCAGAAGTGCAAAATAA
- a CDS encoding IS630 family transposase (programmed frameshift) — protein sequence MKLTIEQTKELKTYLKDKTYSPFHRRLQVILFRAEGLSYKEITNLIGYSKYTIWSLQRKYELEGISALVRETRGGRNRQYLTLQEEEAFLKEQLTASLNGEFVTINSLYEAYQKRVGHPTTKEGFYAILKRHGWRKVTPRPEHPKKADAETILASKNKIFIHENRKKRFKNSRRYHKVRLMYQDEAGFGRISKIGKAWAPKGVRPHVHSHYIREYRYCYGAVDAHTGESFFIIAGGCNTDWMNVFLKQLSEAYPDDYILLVMDNAVWHKSSTLEKPHNIGFEFIPPYTPEMNPIEQVWAEIRKRGFKNKAFKTLDDVINKLQEVIRELDWSILKPIVSRQWFKNT from the exons ATGAAACTTACTATCGAACAAACGAAAGAATTAAAAACTTATTTGAAAGATAAAACCTATTCTCCATTTCATAGACGACTTCAAGTTATCTTGTTCAGAGCAGAAGGTCTTAGCTATAAGGAAATCACTAACCTCATCGGCTATTCAAAGTATACAATCTGGTCCTTACAGCGCAAGTACGAACTTGAGGGGATTTCAGCTCTAGTAAGAGAAACGCGAGGTGGACGGAACCGTCAATATTTAACCCTTCAAGAAGAGGAAGCGTTTCTAAAAGAACAGTTAACAGCCTCACTAAATGGCGAATTTGTGACGATAAACTCTCTCTATGAAGCTTATCAGAAACGGGTTGGACACCCTACGACCAAGGAAGGATTCTATGCCATTCTTAAACGCCATGGTTGGCGCAAAGTGACGCCAAGACCAGAACACCCTAAAAAAGCAGACGCCGAAACGATTCTAGCGTCTAAAAATAAAATCTTCATTCACGAAAACAGGAA AAAGCGCTTCAAGAATAGTCGTCGCTATCATAAAGTCAGGCTAATGTATCAAGATGAGGCGGGTTTCGGTCGGATCAGTAAAATTGGGAAGGCCTGGGCACCAAAAGGGGTGAGACCGCATGTACATAGTCACTATATTCGTGAGTATCGCTATTGCTATGGTGCTGTTGATGCCCATACAGGAGAGTCCTTCTTCATTATCGCTGGGGGCTGTAATACAGATTGGATGAATGTTTTTCTCAAACAACTATCTGAAGCTTATCCTGACGATTATATTTTATTAGTGATGGACAATGCCGTTTGGCATAAATCAAGTACCTTAGAGAAACCACATAATATTGGTTTTGAGTTTATTCCTCCCTATACTCCTGAAATGAATCCAATTGAACAAGTTTGGGCTGAGATTCGAAAGAGAGGGTTTAAGAATAAAGCTTTTAAAACACTAGACGATGTGATAAACAAGCTTCAAGAAGTAATACGAGAGTTAGATTGGTCTATTTTAAAACCAATTGTTAGTAGACAATGGTTTAAAAACACTTGA
- a CDS encoding CAAX protease family protein has product MWSPKKLTVLKWFDILILTIILFGDGIINSTLQYIALQNQTTTLQENLTFSTMDNYKALALQLVWLTIAIFYLLLRNFDFSIWKKHIFITPWVPLQAVALFIFSALCLDIYHLVSYQFLASNTPSMFQLFPNIDLSLILYSLLNGFYEEIFFLNLCLLVNPKYAKWAFLYSLIIRCSFHTYQGLISALGLGLILGTIFYLLYQKIKPKNLLPFFLAHAVADVIGLTILSYILY; this is encoded by the coding sequence ATGTGGAGTCCAAAAAAATTAACCGTATTAAAATGGTTTGATATTCTCATTCTAACAATTATTTTATTTGGAGATGGAATCATCAACTCTACTCTCCAATACATAGCCTTACAAAATCAAACTACAACTCTTCAAGAAAATTTGACATTTTCAACAATGGACAATTATAAGGCTTTGGCTCTACAGTTAGTTTGGCTCACAATAGCCATCTTCTATCTATTACTCCGAAATTTTGATTTCTCAATTTGGAAAAAACATATTTTTATTACTCCTTGGGTTCCATTACAAGCTGTTGCCTTATTCATTTTCTCTGCATTATGCTTGGATATCTATCATTTAGTATCCTATCAGTTTCTAGCTTCCAACACTCCATCCATGTTTCAATTATTTCCTAACATTGATTTATCACTGATTTTGTACTCATTGTTGAACGGATTTTATGAAGAAATTTTCTTCCTTAACCTGTGCTTACTGGTTAACCCTAAATATGCAAAATGGGCATTTTTATATTCATTAATTATTCGATGCAGTTTCCATACCTATCAAGGTTTAATTAGTGCACTCGGTTTAGGCTTAATTCTAGGAACTATTTTCTATCTACTTTATCAAAAAATAAAACCTAAAAATTTATTACCATTTTTCCTAGCACATGCGGTGGCTGATGTTATCGGTTTAACTATTCTATCATATATTCTATACTAG
- a CDS encoding DNA-binding response regulator, producing MSRILVVEDDIVISQVVCEFLKEYGYQVESVFDGKVALERFQEEQFDLIVLDIMIPSMTGLEVLKEIRKTSQIPILMLTAMGDEYTQLISFNQIISDYVVKPFSPTILVKRIENILRGKGDTDSIEIGTILIQPTSGAVYMEEEEVQLTKKEYEVLLYLAKRRGKIVSRDNLMMGIWGYTELDSRVLDNHIKNIRKKLPSLPLKTVVGRGYQIEDT from the coding sequence ATGTCAAGGATCTTGGTTGTCGAGGATGACATAGTTATTAGTCAAGTTGTTTGTGAGTTTTTAAAAGAATATGGTTATCAGGTAGAATCTGTTTTTGATGGAAAGGTTGCTTTAGAAAGGTTTCAAGAAGAACAATTCGATTTAATTGTTTTAGATATCATGATTCCGTCTATGACAGGTTTGGAAGTACTGAAGGAAATTCGCAAAACTTCTCAGATTCCAATTTTGATGCTGACAGCCATGGGTGACGAATATACACAGCTTATTAGTTTTAATCAGATTATAAGTGATTATGTTGTTAAACCATTTTCACCAACTATATTGGTAAAACGGATTGAGAATATTTTGAGAGGAAAAGGAGATACAGATAGCATTGAGATAGGAACAATTCTTATTCAACCAACTAGTGGGGCAGTTTATATGGAAGAAGAAGAAGTTCAATTAACAAAAAAAGAATATGAAGTTTTACTATATTTAGCTAAACGACGTGGGAAAATTGTTAGTCGTGATAACTTGATGATGGGAATATGGGGATATACGGAATTGGATAGTCGTGTCTTAGATAATCATATCAAGAATATACGTAAAAAATTGCCGTCACTTCCTTTGAAGACAGTTGTTGGTCGTGGTTATCAAATAGAGGATACTTGA
- a CDS encoding sensor histidine kinase, producing the protein MGIARKNFIVVAVMISFISVTLLGLLYYAMPIYYNQVKKQELRHDYMTVAKQLDGMPEAKIISEIDDYDRKTPKIIISLFSSDREIIYPDPNDEMAKKYEKEYLENGDFDEIGSGGVEITSAEGVTYYLLFNYGFHSLSDVSQTLVTFYPFILLLIIVLAVSVAFVYSRLSTRRIARISETTRRMQSLESGISCAVVGTDEITALAQDINSLYSKLLSSIDELRTENERAMAREKEKSDFLRITSHELKTPIASMLGLVEGMIYNVGPFKDHDTYLKKCKEILQEQSELVHSILEATNLDMALKESREQIRLDQLIDSSLTSYQSLAEVKGYQFEVELSPVLIEGNPDYFLKAIKNILDNAFRYSCKEATIRVVLRQNQLIIENQVERVLSDEELDQVFRPFYRPDYSRDKKDGGTGIGLFIVQKILEKHGFPYTFYASDTQTMRFMIHLQSNELI; encoded by the coding sequence ATGGGGATTGCTAGAAAAAATTTCATAGTTGTTGCTGTGATGATTTCTTTCATCTCTGTAACATTGTTAGGGTTATTGTATTATGCTATGCCTATATATTATAATCAGGTTAAGAAACAGGAATTGAGACATGATTATATGACTGTGGCTAAACAATTGGATGGGATGCCAGAAGCTAAGATTATATCTGAGATTGATGATTACGACAGAAAAACTCCGAAGATTATTATTAGTCTTTTTTCGAGTGATAGAGAAATTATTTATCCAGACCCCAATGATGAAATGGCCAAAAAGTATGAGAAAGAGTATTTAGAAAATGGAGATTTTGATGAAATTGGTTCTGGGGGCGTCGAGATAACATCGGCAGAAGGAGTTACATATTATCTGTTATTTAATTATGGATTCCACTCATTATCGGATGTCAGTCAAACATTGGTAACTTTTTATCCATTCATATTGCTGTTGATTATTGTTCTGGCAGTTTCGGTAGCTTTTGTTTACAGTAGGCTGTCCACTCGTAGAATAGCAAGAATTTCAGAAACAACAAGACGGATGCAATCGTTAGAGTCTGGAATCAGTTGTGCTGTTGTAGGAACAGATGAAATAACAGCATTGGCTCAGGATATTAACAGCCTGTATAGCAAGTTATTGTCAAGTATCGATGAATTAAGAACGGAAAATGAACGTGCTATGGCACGTGAGAAGGAGAAGTCTGATTTCCTCCGTATCACATCACACGAATTAAAAACTCCAATAGCTAGTATGTTGGGGTTAGTCGAAGGCATGATTTATAATGTGGGGCCATTTAAGGACCATGATACATATTTAAAAAAATGCAAGGAAATCTTGCAGGAACAATCTGAGCTAGTTCATTCTATTTTAGAAGCTACAAATCTTGATATGGCTTTAAAGGAAAGCAGAGAACAAATCCGATTAGATCAGTTGATTGATTCCTCTTTAACAAGTTATCAGAGTTTGGCAGAGGTTAAGGGATATCAATTTGAAGTAGAACTATCACCGGTTCTCATTGAAGGAAATCCTGATTATTTCTTAAAAGCTATTAAGAATATTTTAGATAATGCCTTTCGGTACTCATGTAAAGAAGCTACTATTCGTGTAGTACTGCGCCAAAATCAATTAATAATCGAAAATCAGGTTGAACGTGTTTTAAGTGACGAGGAATTGGATCAAGTCTTTCGTCCATTCTATCGTCCAGACTACAGCCGTGATAAGAAAGATGGTGGTACAGGGATTGGTTTGTTTATTGTACAGAAAATATTGGAAAAACACGGCTTTCCGTACACTTTTTATGCTTCTGATACACAAACTATGCGCTTTATGATTCATTTGCAATCTAATGAATTGATATAG
- a CDS encoding neutral zinc metallopeptidase, whose product MKIDDLRKSSNIEDRRGQSSSNSSFSSGSSGGNVLLGLLFSRLGWKGKLLVLVLLLAFGGMSNLGGLLSPSTGTNPYQSSQVTRTGTDVSDADAEFMSTFLGSTEDFWVQEFKANGLTYNAPTMVFYTNQTQTGCGVSSAQAGPFYCSADRKIYIDTSFYQELSSKYKAAGDFATAYVIAHEVGHHVQNELEVLGAYHQKRAQLSDKEGNALNVRLELQADYYAGAWAKYVDGQGILDAGDIDEAMNAAHAVGDDTLQQEAYGRTVPDSFTHGTSEQRKKWFNLGYTYGDLAHADTFSVEKP is encoded by the coding sequence ATGAAAATTGATGATTTACGAAAAAGTTCTAACATTGAGGACCGCAGGGGACAATCCAGTTCTAACTCATCTTTCTCGTCTGGTTCATCTGGCGGAAATGTTCTATTGGGACTACTCTTTTCACGACTTGGTTGGAAAGGAAAACTACTTGTTCTTGTCCTTTTATTAGCCTTCGGAGGCATGTCAAACCTTGGTGGGCTGCTTTCCCCATCAACTGGGACTAATCCTTACCAATCGAGTCAAGTCACAAGGACTGGTACAGATGTGTCTGATGCAGATGCTGAATTCATGAGTACGTTTTTAGGATCGACAGAAGATTTTTGGGTCCAAGAATTTAAAGCCAATGGTTTAACCTACAATGCACCGACTATGGTTTTCTATACTAACCAGACCCAAACTGGATGTGGAGTGAGTTCCGCCCAAGCCGGTCCATTCTATTGCTCTGCTGACCGCAAGATTTATATTGATACTTCTTTCTATCAAGAATTGTCTAGCAAGTATAAGGCTGCTGGTGACTTTGCCACGGCTTATGTCATCGCTCATGAAGTTGGTCACCATGTTCAAAATGAATTAGAAGTTCTTGGGGCCTACCATCAAAAACGGGCTCAACTATCCGATAAGGAAGGCAATGCGCTAAATGTTCGCTTAGAATTGCAAGCTGACTATTATGCAGGAGCCTGGGCCAAATATGTTGATGGACAAGGCATCTTGGATGCTGGTGATATTGACGAAGCCATGAATGCTGCCCATGCAGTTGGTGACGATACTCTTCAGCAGGAAGCCTACGGCCGTACTGTTCCAGACAGTTTTACCCACGGCACTTCTGAGCAAAGGAAAAAATGGTTTAACCTCGGCTATACCTATGGTGACCTTGCCCACGCCGATACATTCTCCGTAGAGAAACCGTAA
- a CDS encoding exodeoxyribonuclease VII large subunit has product MVEYLSVSHLTKYLKLKFDRDPYLEKVYLTGQVSNFRKRPSHQYFSLKDDKAVIQATMWAGVYKNLGFELEEGMKINVIGRIQLYEPNGSYSIVIEKAEPDGIGALAIKFEQLKQALTQEGLFKEEFKQALPRFTKKIGVITSPSGAVIQDIITTVSRRFPGVEIILYPTKVQGDGAAQEVVTNIQRANERDDLDVLIVGRGGGSIEDLWAFNEEIVVRAIFESRIPIISSVGHETDTTLADFVADRRAATPTAAAELATPVTKADLLGYLNQQENRAYQAMTNRLKFLRGQLEKISQSVMFRQPERLYDGYLQKLDRLTNQLQTRMKELYSQQKQASLLLQQRLQGVHPGRKVESFQERIIQQERLLKSNMANIYDNKMAKADKLIEALTMLDTSRIVARGYAMLLQDGRVLDSVETIQKGEHLTIQMRDGQLDVEVNHVQKDKNI; this is encoded by the coding sequence ATGGTTGAATATTTATCGGTTAGTCATCTAACTAAGTATTTAAAATTAAAGTTTGACCGCGATCCGTATTTGGAGAAGGTGTATTTGACAGGTCAAGTGTCCAACTTCCGTAAACGCCCTAGCCATCAATATTTTTCGCTCAAGGATGACAAGGCAGTCATCCAGGCGACTATGTGGGCGGGAGTCTATAAGAATCTGGGCTTTGAACTTGAAGAGGGAATGAAAATCAATGTCATTGGGCGCATTCAGCTCTATGAACCAAATGGTTCTTATTCCATTGTCATTGAAAAAGCTGAGCCAGATGGTATTGGAGCCTTGGCAATCAAGTTTGAACAGCTCAAACAAGCTCTGACACAGGAAGGCTTATTTAAAGAAGAATTCAAGCAAGCCTTGCCACGGTTTACCAAGAAAATCGGTGTCATTACTAGTCCAAGTGGAGCCGTTATTCAGGATATTATTACAACCGTTAGCCGACGTTTTCCAGGCGTAGAGATTATTCTCTATCCGACCAAGGTGCAAGGAGATGGTGCTGCTCAGGAGGTTGTTACTAATATTCAAAGAGCCAATGAACGGGATGACTTGGATGTTCTGATTGTTGGTCGTGGCGGTGGTTCTATCGAAGACCTTTGGGCTTTCAATGAAGAAATTGTGGTTCGGGCTATTTTTGAATCCCGTATTCCTATCATTTCCAGTGTGGGTCACGAAACGGATACGACTCTGGCAGACTTTGTGGCAGACCGTAGGGCAGCCACTCCGACAGCTGCCGCAGAATTAGCAACACCTGTGACCAAGGCAGACTTACTGGGCTACCTCAATCAGCAGGAAAATAGAGCCTATCAGGCTATGACCAATCGTTTGAAATTCCTAAGAGGTCAGCTTGAGAAAATTAGCCAGTCAGTCATGTTCCGCCAGCCTGAACGCTTGTATGATGGTTATTTACAAAAATTAGACCGCTTGACCAATCAATTGCAGACACGGATGAAAGAACTCTACAGCCAGCAGAAACAGGCTAGTCTCTTACTACAGCAACGATTACAAGGTGTGCATCCAGGTCGTAAAGTAGAGAGTTTCCAAGAGAGAATTATCCAGCAGGAACGACTCTTGAAGAGCAATATGGCTAATATCTATGACAATAAGATGGCCAAGGCGGACAAGCTGATTGAGGCCTTGACTATGCTGGATACCAGTCGCATCGTAGCCCGTGGTTATGCCATGCTTTTACAAGATGGTCGAGTTTTAGACAGTGTAGAAACGATACAAAAGGGTGAACACCTAACCATTCAGATGAGGGATGGTCAACTTGATGTGGAGGTAAATCATGTCCAAAAAGACAAAAACATTTGA
- a CDS encoding exodeoxyribonuclease VII small subunit, whose product MSKKTKTFEENLAELEGIVTKLERGDVALEEALAEFQKGMVLSKDLQKTLAEAEKTLVKVMQTDGSEAEMD is encoded by the coding sequence ATGTCCAAAAAGACAAAAACATTTGAAGAAAATTTAGCTGAATTAGAAGGAATTGTAACCAAATTGGAGCGTGGTGATGTTGCCTTGGAAGAAGCACTTGCCGAGTTTCAAAAAGGAATGGTCCTATCGAAAGACCTACAAAAGACACTAGCAGAAGCTGAAAAGACCTTGGTCAAGGTCATGCAGACGGATGGCAGTGAAGCGGAGATGGATTAA
- a CDS encoding polyprenyl synthetase family protein — protein MVDVKRINQEIRDFYYNRGTIVSEELIDAILYSIDGGGKRIRPVLLLQIVEGFGVELQQAHYQVAAALEMIHTGSLIHDDLPAMDDDDYRRGRLTNHKKFDEATAILAGDSLFLDAFGLLSLADLPNQVLLELVQLMSLASGTFGMVGGQMLDMLGEGKKLEIFDLINIHSNKTGRLLTFPFHAAGIITQQPSSVVGSLWQAGMLIGHAFQVRDDILDVTADFDELGKTPRKDLAAEKATYPSLLGLEESKFIVQDSLNKAVAIFKELEEHNGFKGQEVYQLIESLRING, from the coding sequence ATGGTTGATGTGAAACGGATTAATCAGGAAATTCGCGATTTTTATTACAACCGTGGAACAATTGTTTCGGAAGAATTAATTGATGCGATTTTGTATTCGATTGATGGTGGTGGAAAGCGGATTCGACCGGTCTTATTGCTTCAAATCGTGGAAGGATTTGGGGTCGAATTACAGCAAGCCCACTACCAAGTGGCCGCTGCCTTAGAGATGATTCATACGGGAAGCCTGATTCACGATGATCTTCCTGCCATGGATGATGATGATTACCGTAGAGGTCGACTCACCAATCATAAGAAATTTGACGAAGCGACAGCTATTTTAGCAGGCGATAGCCTCTTTTTGGACGCTTTTGGCCTCCTGTCTCTGGCTGATTTGCCAAACCAGGTTTTACTTGAATTGGTACAGCTTATGTCATTAGCATCTGGAACCTTTGGGATGGTCGGTGGTCAAATGCTGGACATGCTAGGTGAAGGAAAAAAATTGGAAATTTTTGACCTGATAAATATCCATAGCAACAAGACAGGTCGATTATTGACATTCCCATTTCATGCAGCAGGGATTATTACGCAACAGCCTAGTTCCGTTGTCGGTTCCTTGTGGCAAGCTGGGATGTTGATTGGTCATGCCTTCCAGGTTCGAGATGATATTTTAGATGTAACGGCAGATTTTGATGAATTGGGGAAAACGCCTCGGAAAGATTTGGCGGCTGAAAAAGCAACATATCCAAGCTTGTTAGGGTTAGAAGAGTCCAAATTCATTGTTCAGGATTCATTGAATAAGGCCGTGGCCATTTTTAAGGAATTAGAAGAACACAATGGCTTTAAGGGGCAAGAAGTGTATCAATTGATAGAAAGTTTACGAATCAATGGCTAA
- a CDS encoding TlyA family rRNA (cytidine-2'-O)-methyltransferase, with product MAKERVDVLAFKQGLFETREQAKRGVMAGLVISVINGERYDKPGEKIDEGIELKLKGEKLKYVSRGGLKLEKALQVFQLSVEGQTTIDIGASTGGFTDVMLQAGAKQVYAVDVGTNQLAWKLRQDERVISMEQYNFRYAELGDFELGQPSFASIDVSFISLSLILPALHRILAEGGQVVALVKPQFEAGREQIGKNGIVKDKSVHLKVLEDVTKMAVETGFSVKALSFSPVQGGHGNIEFLAHLEKSTQPNQIDKEVITTTVYQAHEEFKKDE from the coding sequence ATGGCTAAGGAAAGAGTAGATGTACTAGCTTTTAAACAGGGGCTTTTCGAGACGCGGGAGCAGGCCAAACGCGGTGTTATGGCTGGCTTAGTTATATCCGTCATCAACGGGGAACGCTACGACAAACCAGGTGAGAAGATTGACGAGGGAATTGAACTCAAGCTCAAGGGGGAAAAACTCAAGTATGTCAGCCGTGGTGGTCTCAAATTGGAGAAAGCCTTGCAGGTTTTCCAATTATCAGTTGAGGGTCAAACAACGATTGATATTGGGGCTTCTACAGGCGGATTTACGGATGTTATGTTGCAGGCTGGTGCCAAGCAGGTCTATGCTGTGGATGTAGGGACCAATCAATTGGCTTGGAAATTACGTCAGGATGAGCGTGTAATCAGCATGGAACAGTACAATTTCCGCTATGCTGAGTTGGGAGATTTCGAACTTGGTCAACCAAGTTTTGCGTCCATTGACGTCAGCTTTATCTCATTGAGTCTGATTTTGCCAGCACTCCATCGTATTTTAGCGGAGGGCGGCCAGGTTGTAGCCTTGGTCAAACCCCAATTCGAGGCTGGACGTGAACAGATTGGGAAAAATGGCATTGTCAAGGATAAATCCGTTCACTTGAAAGTCTTGGAAGATGTGACAAAAATGGCCGTGGAAACAGGCTTCTCAGTCAAAGCCCTTAGCTTTTCTCCCGTTCAAGGCGGTCATGGCAATATCGAATTTTTAGCGCACTTAGAAAAATCAACACAACCAAACCAGATTGATAAAGAGGTCATAACAACTACAGTCTATCAAGCACATGAGGAATTTAAAAAGGATGAATAA
- a CDS encoding arginine repressor, which translates to MNKRERLEVIKDLVVRFPIDTQEEIVERLEAMGVNATQATVSRDIKELGIIKVPSADKGYIYGLPKAGLVKVKSQNVFEVSVMDKMINLRLVPGSSAVVKRRILEQFQEHIFSVIADDDSILLIVINEGIISQIEQTVRGW; encoded by the coding sequence ATGAATAAACGAGAACGATTAGAAGTCATTAAAGATTTGGTAGTCCGATTTCCTATTGATACACAGGAAGAAATTGTTGAACGTCTAGAAGCAATGGGTGTCAATGCGACACAAGCAACGGTTTCACGTGATATCAAGGAACTTGGCATTATTAAGGTTCCATCAGCGGATAAGGGATATATTTATGGTTTACCAAAGGCAGGTCTTGTTAAGGTAAAATCGCAGAATGTTTTTGAAGTCTCAGTGATGGATAAAATGATTAATCTCCGTCTGGTACCTGGAAGCTCTGCTGTGGTCAAACGCCGGATTTTGGAACAATTTCAAGAACATATTTTTTCAGTGATTGCTGATGATGACAGTATTCTGCTCATTGTTATAAACGAAGGCATTATTTCGCAAATTGAACAGACGGTTAGAGGGTGGTAG